In Erpetoichthys calabaricus chromosome 4, fErpCal1.3, whole genome shotgun sequence, one genomic interval encodes:
- the LOC114641207 gene encoding olfactory receptor 1496-like encodes MSNTTISVEEFVLHCVISSDQRSFTIVALVFIYLVSLIGNLLVLFVITTNQQLQTPMYIYISALAVIDLVNSTIVIPKMLADLHFESSAVPYGACLLQMYVILNFEEMESILLMIMAIDRYIAIIHPLRYRAVVTMKVVWIVVLFLPVFTFLVNSSFVIFATELSFCRSNILHYCFCDYFTMVQVACNHDPKFLILLSCIVFILGLGPFLLIIFSYIRIGFAALKISSVEGKRKVYSTCLTHLLVVGFFYFPLLTSYILPGAGVKLSVEVYNTMVIIGNVIPPMMNPIIYSFRNKEIKSSIHRFFTRKRTAPDINGC; translated from the coding sequence ATGAGTAACACAACAATTTCTGTAGAAGAGTTTGTACTTCACTGCGTGATCAGTTCTGATCAGAGAAGTTTCACCATTGTGGCCCTTGTGTTTATCTACTTGGTGTCACTCATTGGGAACCTGTTGGTACTTTTTGTCATCACAACCAACCAGCAACTGCAAACCCCAATGTACATCTACATAAGTGCCTTAGCAGTAATAGACTTGGTTAACAGCACCATCgtcattccaaaaatgttggccGATCTTCACTTTGAGTCCTCAGCAGTGCCGTATGGAGCCTGTTTACTGCAGATGTATGTCATACTGAATTTTGAAGAAATGGAATCCATTCTACTGATGATTATGGCAATCGATCGTTATATTGCAATTATTCATCCTCTTAGGTACCGAGCAGTTGTTACAATGAAAGTTGTTTGGATTGTGGTTTTATTTCTTCCAGTTTTTACCTTTCTTGTGAAcagttcatttgttatttttgcaacTGAGCTTTCTTTTTGTCGTTCCAACATTCTGCATTATTGTTTCTGTGATTATTTCACTATGGTTCAGGTTGCTTGTAATCATGATCCTAAATTTCTCATTCTCCTTTCTTGCATAGTTTTTATCTTAGGTTTGGGACCtttcttattaattattttttcttacatCCGAATTGGTTTTGCTGCCCTTAAGATATCCTCAGTTGAAGGAAAGAGAAAAGTTTACAGCACCTGTCTCACCCACTTACTGGTGgtgggatttttttattttcctttattgacTTCCTATATTCTTCCTGGAGCAGGAGTCAAGTTGTCAGTAGAAGTGTATAATACGATGGTCATAATTGGAAATGTCATCCCACCTATGATGAATCCCATAATCTACAGCTTTAGGAATAAGGAAATAAAAAGCAGCATTCACCGATTCTTCACACGGAAGAGGACTGCTCCAGATATTAATGGCTGCTAG